The nucleotide sequence CCTGGAGGGCCCCGCAGTCTGCCCGACCACCATACGTCCCAGGCGCTCCTTGAGATCCCGGAGGTCCCGGCTGAGGCAGAGCACCGCCATCACTTCCGAGGCGGCCGTGATGTCGAAGCCCGTCTCCCGCACGACCCCGTCCCCCGCCCCTCCCAGGCCGACGACGACGTGCCGGAGCTGCCGCTCGTTCATGTCCATGACCCGGCGCCACGACACCCGTTTGGGGTCGAGGCCGAGCGCGTTGCCCTGGTGGATGTGGTTGTCGACGGCGGCGGCCAGGAGGTTGTGGGCGCTGGTCACCGCATGCATGTCGCCGGTGAAGTGGAGGTTGATGTCGACCATGGGAGCGACCTGGCTGAGCCCTCCCCCGGTCGCCCCTCCCTTGACCCCGAACGTCGGCCCCAGGGAGGGCTCCCGCAGGCACACGGCCACTCGCTTGCCCAGCCGGCCCAGCGCCTGCGTGAGGCCGATGGCGACGGTCGTCTTGCCCTCACCGGCCGGCGTGGCGGTGATGGCGGTGGTGTAGATGAGGCGTCCCCTGCGCTCTCGGGCCGCGCGGCGGACCGCCTCCATGCGGACCTTGGCCATGTACCGGCCGTACGGCTCGATGTCGTCCGCAGACAACCCTATCCGTTCGGCGACTTGCCAGATGGGAAGCAGCGACGCTCTTTGGTTGATCTCGGCGTCGTTCTCCATGTGCTGTGCCCCGCCCCCTGGTCGCGCCGCGACCGCTAGTTTGCCTCACCGGGGAGCCTTTCGAGACAGGGCATCCTACACCCTGTCGGTCGAGGAGGGGCGGGCGCCGCCCCGCGGGGCGGCGAGCCACGCGATCCAGATGCTCACCTCGTAGAGGATCACCAGGGGCACCGCCATCAGCAGCTGGGAGAAGACGTCGGGCCCGGGAGTGAGAGCCGCTGCCAGGGCGGCGATGCCCACGATCGCATAGCTCCGCCGCTGCGCAAGGCCGCGGTGGCTGACGACGCCCAGGCGCGCCAGGAAGAAGACCAGGAGCGGCAACTGGAAGACCAGCCCGAAGGGCACCACCATGGTGAGGATGAAGTTGGTGTAGCTGTTGATGGAGATCATGGGCTGCAGCCGATCCCGGGCGAAACCCAGCAAGAACCGCAACGCGGGCGGCACGACCCACCCGTACGCGAAGTAGGCCCCTCCGAAAAAGAGCCCGAGGGAGGCCGGGATGAAGAGGAACCGGCTCAGCCGCTTCCCCCACGGCCACCCCCTGGTCACCACCGCCCACACGCCGAACATCACGGCCGGGATCGCGATCGCCGCCCCGAGGGCCAGCGCCACCTTGATCCGCACCATGAACCCCTCGGCCGGCGCCAGCATCACCAGCCTGGCGAACTCCGGCTGCTTGCGCTCCATGTCGGCCACGACCGCCGGCGCCACGGCGAACGCGGCCGCCGATCCCACCGCGAACAGCAGCAGCCCTGCCGCCAGGTAGCGCCGCACCGATTCGAACCGGCGCACCCACGGCGAGCGCGCCAGCATCTCCGTCAGCTGTTCCCATGGTGAGGGCTCTGGTTGCGCCATACGTCACTCCGACCGTTCCACGAGATGGGGAAGCGGGCGCCGGGCCCGTTCGCCCCATGCCGCCGTCCAGATGGAGACTTCGTAGAGCAGGACGATGGGCCCCGCCATCAGTACCTGCGACACCGCGTCCACCGTCGGCGTCAACACCGCGGCCAGCACGAAGGCGAGGAACACCGCCCACCTTTGCATCCGGCGAAGCGGCGCCGGCCTGAGGATGCCCAACCGGGCCAGCAGGTAGGCCACTACGGGCATCTCGAAGACGATGCCGAACGGGAGCATCAGCCCGAACAGGAACGAGACCACCTTCGCCGCCGAAAGCGCCGGCATCACCCCCGGGCCGGACTGCCCGACGAGGAAACGCATCGCCACAGGGAACATCAACGCGCCCCCAAAGCCGAGCCCTGACGCGAACAGCGCGGCCGCCGCAGGAGCCAGGCGTACCGCGAGCGCCGTCTCGTGGGGGTAAAGAGCGGGCGCCACGAAGAGCCACACTTGAGCCATCAGCACCGGAGAGGCCAGCACCAGCCCGATGGAAAAGGCGACCCGCAGGTAGGTCACGAACGCCTCTGCCGGAGTGACCACGACCAGCTGGCCCCCCACGGCGCGCAAGTAGTCCATGAACGGGGGGACCAGGCGCCAACCGGCCACGAAGCCGCCCGCCACGGCCAGGAGGGAGAGGAAGACCCGGTAGCGGAGCTCCTCGAGGTGCTCGGTCAGGGTCATCTCCGCGCCGGGCTGCCGGCGCCGGGCTCGCCAGCCCGCCAGGCGCTCGGCCGAGGAGACCGCTTCGCCCTCAGCCGGCCTTTCCGCCACCGGACTCCCCCTGCCCCGAACTGCTCGGGGAAGCCTGGGCGGCAGCCTCGCCGCGCGCCGCCGTCGACTCCGGCGCCGGCCTGTCGTTGCCGGACCCGTCCGGCCGGGGCGGCGGGGTGGAACCGGAACCGGCCGGCCCGGTCACCGGGGGCAGGCTCGTTTCGCTGGTCGCACGCTTGAACTCGTTGATCGTCTTGCCCAGCGCCCGGCCCACCTCTGGAAGCTTGCCCGGGCCGAAGATGATCAGGGCCAGGAGCAGGATGACCAGGAGCTCCGCCGGCCCAATGTTGAACATACGCCTCTCGCCCGCCCTCAGGGCTCATGGCGGTGCGAAGGCTCGTGCAGGGTGAGCTCCCCGCGCAAGAGCCCCACCGCATGAGCAAGCTGATCCGCGATGGCCTCCAGGCTCTCGCCGGCGCCATCCGGGCTCCCGGGCAGGTTGATGACCAACGACCGCCCTCGGATACCGGCAACCCCCCGGGAGAGCATGGCCGCACGCGTCTTTTGCAGGCCGTACCACCGCACTGCCTCGGCGATGCCCGGCGCCATCCGGTCGAGCACGGCGGCGGTGGCCTCCGGCGTCACGTCCCGGGGTGCCATGCCGGTGCCCCCGGTCGTGAGCACCAGATCCGCCTGCCTCCGATCGCACGCCTCCACGATGGCTGCCGCGATGCGCTCCTTTTCGTCGGGCACCACGGCAGTCCATACCACCTCCGCTCCCACCTGCCCCGTGAGCAGCTCAACCAGACGGCGCCCGCTCGCGTCCTCGCGCCGGCCTGCCGCCACCCCGTCGCTCACGGTGATCACGGCCGCCCTCACCGGGTGCACCCGCTTACGCCCGCTCCCTCCACCGACTCCCCTGGGCCTGCGGCCGCCCGCCGGTGTCAGCTCTTGCGCTGGCCCAGCGCCACCACCATCTCGGCCAGAAGGCGCGTCGCCTCGGTGGCCGGCAGTTCCGCCAGGAGCCCCATCGCCCGGAGCACGTACCCCTGGGCCACCTCCTCAGTATATCGCAGGGCTCCGTTTTGACGGATCAGGTGAACGATGGCCGCCATGTCGTCCGGAGGAGGAGGTACCGCTCGCAGGCGAGAGAGGAGCTGGTCGCGGTAGCGGGGATGCTGCAGCATGTGAATGACCGGTAGGGTGAGCACGCCCTCCATCAGGTCGGAGCCCACCGGCTTGCCGAGCACCGGGGCTTCGCCGGTGAGGTCCAGCAGATCGTCGACCACCTGGAAGGCCATCCCGAGGAAGTACCCGAACTGGCCCATCGCCCGCACCTGCGCCGGGGTCGCTCCTCCGAGCAGGGCGCCGCTCTCGGCGCACGCCTGGAAGAAGCGGGCTGTCTTCTTCCCGATGCGCCGCAGGTACTCCTCTTCGGTCAGATCCAGGCGTCCCTTGGCCTCGTGCTGGGCGATCTCCCCCTCGCACATCTCGTAGATCATGTCCGACATGACCTTCAACACTCGGGGGTGACCCTGGTCGACGATGAGGCTCATGGCTCGGGCCAGCATGAAGTCGCCGGTCAGCACCGCCGGGTAGTTGCCCCAGACCGCGTTGACCGTCGGCCGCCCGCGCCGGGTATCGGCATGGTCGATGACGTCGTCGTGGACGAGGGTGGCCATGTGGATCATCTCTGCGGCGGCCGCGATCGGAATGACGTCCCGGTCGGCGGCCCCGAAGACGCGCCCGGACAAGAGGGTGACCAGCGGGCGGACGCGCTTGCCTCCCGCCTTGAGCAGGTGCAGCGAGGTGCGAGCTCCCAACCCCTCGGTCTCCGAGAGCACCTGCTCCAGCATGCGCTCGACCTGGCCGAGGGCGTCCCCGACGTAAGCGTGGATCTGCCGTGCTACGTCCACTCCCGGGCCTCCACTTCGGCTGGCGCAGTCCCAGCCCCGGGCGGCACCTCGCCCACGTGAATCGCTGCGATGCCGCCGAGCAGGTCGTAGTAGCGCACCCGCTCGAGCCCGGCGGACTGCATGATGGCTCGTAGTCGATCCTGGTCGGGGAACGGGGTCAGCGAGTGGGGGAGGTACCGGTAAGGATCCCGTCGCCCGATGAACCATTGCCCGATCTTGGGCACGATGCGGTAGAAATAGAAGTGGTAGAGGGCGGGCCACAGCCTCCCGCGGGGGTGGGAGAGCTCCAGGCAGACCACCCGCCCTCCTGGCCGGACGACCCTGCGCATCTCCTCGAAGCATCGCCGGAGGTCGACGACGTTACGGGCGGCGAAGGCCATAGTGGCCGCGCCGAACGCGCCAGAGGCGAACGGGAGTAGAAGCCCGTTGCCCGCGACCAGCGTCAGGCGCCGCCCGAGCTTGCGCCGGGCGTGCTCCATCATCTGCAGCGCGAAGTCCACCCCGACGACCTCTCCCCCGGGCCCCAGTTGGTCCAACAGCTCTTTGGCCAGATCGCCCGTCCCCGTGGCGAGGTCGAGCACCCGCGATCCGCGCGGGAGCCCTGTCACCGCCAGTCGCGCCGCCCGCCGCCTCCACAGCACGTCCTGCCCCAGGGAGAGAAGGCGGTTGAGCAGGTCGTAGCGTGGGGAGATGGCGTCGAACATCTCCCGCACGTAGCGTTCCCTCGCCGAGGGCTCCGTCGGCACCCCCAGCGCGTCCAGGCCGCTCGTGCCGGCACGCCCGTCGCGGCTCAGCCGGTCTTGCAGTCGCGGTTGCATCATTCACCCAGGTAATAGGCCAGCCGCTGCATCTCGAGGCTCACGTCGGCGTTGGCCAGATAGACTCCGGCCGGCACGACGAGCTTGGCCGGAGCGAAGTTGAGGATGGCCCGGATCCCTGCCTCCACGCACCGATCCGCCACCTGCTGAGCCGCGGCGGCGGGCACGGTCACGATCGCCATCTGCAGCCGCTCCTGCTTGGTGACCTCCGCAAGCGCATCGATGGGGTGGATCAACATCCCGTCCAGTTGTCGATGCACTTTGGAAGGATCGTTGTCGAAGAGCGCGACGATGTGGAGGTTGAAGTGGCTGTCTTCCGCGTAGCGCTGCTGGTTGTACCGGACGAGGGCATGGCCCAGGCTCCCGACGCCGATGAGGCCTATCCGGATCTCTCGATCGAGGTTGAGGATCTTCCGGAGCTCCTCGCGCAAGTAGCCGACCTCGTAGCCCACGCCCTGCTTGCCGAACTCCCCGAACCAGGCCAGATCCTTGCGCACCAGGGCCGGGCTGACCCCCGCCCGCTCCCCCAGCTCATGGGAGGACATGAGCTTGGTCTCGCCGCTCTGATGAGCTTCCTCGAGGACCCTCAGGTACAGCGGCAGGCGGCGCACGACCGCGTCGGAGATCTTCTTCCAACGCATCATCACCACGCGCGCTCGCACCCCCCGTCCAAGCAAGGCATCCGGCTCCGAAGCAGGAAAAGCTGACACGCCCCCGCATGCGGGCTCATTATACCTTGGCCGGTACCACCCAATCAATGCGGCCACGACGGGCCTTGCCGCTATTTGTGATATGGCGCACCGCGGGCCAGGGTGGCCGCTCTGTAAATCTGTTCCACGAGGACGAGCCGCGCGATGTCGTGGGCCATGGTGAGCGGCGACAGGGACAACCGTTCGTCACACTCCTGCAAGAGCGACTCGCCGAGCCCCCACGCGCCGCCCACGAAGAACACGACGGGTACCCGGTCCAGGAGGCGCCCAAGCCAGCCGGCGAACGCCTCGCTCGTGAATGCCCGCCCCCCGGCGTCCAGCGCGACCCGCAAGGCGCCGGGCGGAAGGGACGACCGCAGCATCCGGCGGCTCTCTTCCTCCGCTACCGCCCGGGGATCGGTACGCCCACCCGCCCCTTCCCGCACCTCGACCACCCGCACCTGCCAGCCGTACCCCGCCGTACGCCGCAGGTACTCCCGGACGGCATCCCGGAGCCCCGGGTGCTTGATCCGGCCTGCCGCCACCAGCCATATCCCGGCCATCGGGCTGCCCCGGTCGCCCTCATGCCCCCATGCGGGCGACGAGCTGGCGGACCTCCCGTTCCATACCGTCGACGAGCCCGGCGTCAGGCGCCTCCAGGTACAGCCGCATGAGCGGCTCCGTGCCCGAGGCCCGCAGCAGCCACCAGGCACCGCTCTCCAGGATCACCTTGACCCCGTCCATCACCACGACCTTGTCGACCCGCTGGCCCGCCCACCGATCGGGTGGCTGGGAAGCGAGATGGTCGAGGATGCGCCGCTTCACTTCGTCGGAGGCGATGGGCATGTCGACGCGGCGGCCCGTCGCAGGCCCCACCCGCTCGTGGATGGCGGCGAGGCGCCGTCGCAGGCTGATGCCCCCTTCGGCCCAGATGCGGGTGACCAGCAGCACCGCCAGGATCCCGTCCTTCTCCGGGATGTGACCCGCGATGCTCATGCCTCCGCTCTCCTCGCCGCCGAGGGTGACGTTTTCCCGGCGCATCCACGCCCCGACGTGCTTGAACCCCACGGGGGTCTCCCGCGCCGTCACGCCGAACTGCGCGGCCAGCCGGTCGAGCACGTGGGTCGTGGCCACGGTCCGCACGATGCTGCCCCGCATCTGCCGGACCCCCAGCAGGTAGTCGGCGACGATCGCCAGGACCTCGTTGGGAGTCAAGTACGTGCCGTCCTCGTCGACGACGCCGAAGCGATCGGCGTCGCCGTCCGTGGCGAGCCCGAGAGCGCCCTGGCGGGAACGCACCGCCCGGATCAGCTCCTGCAGGTGCTGTGCGGTGGGTTCAGGGGCGCCTCCGCCGAACAGCGGGTCCCGGCGGTCGTGGAGCCGGTGCACTCGGACCCCCAGGTTTTCCAGGGCTTCGGCGACGTAATGGCGCCCGGTTCCATACATGGCGTCGTAGACGACCTCGACGCCCCTCGAGAGCGGCGCCGTGCCGACCACGCTCATGAGGTGCTCCACGTAGTCGATCCGCGGGTCCACGGTGTCGACCAGCCCCTGGCGCCGGCCCTGCTCCAGGTCCAGGGTGCGGACCACCATGTTGCCCGACGCCTCCGCCCGCTGCACGCGGACGATCTGCTCTTCGATGGCGGCCGTGACGTCCGACTGGGCCGGCCCCCCGTACTCGGGGATGAACTTCAGCCCCAGGTACTGCGGCGGGTTGTGGCTGGCCGTCAGCATGATGGCCCCGGCGGCCCTGCGGTGCAAGACGGCGTGGGCCAGCACCGGCGTCGGCACGTCGGAGGCCGTGAGGCCCACGGCGAGGCTGTTGCCCGCCAGTACCCGGCTCACCTCCTGAGCGAAGTGCTCGGCGGCAAAGCGCGTGTCGTAGCCTACCAGGACCTCCCGCCGCCCCAGGCCGGCCTCCCCCAGGTAGTTGGCGATCGCCTGCGTCACCAGGCGCACGTTGTGATACGTGAACTGGTCCGCAATGACGGCACGCCACCCGTCTGTGCCGAACCGAATCGTCACCGACGGCACCTCCATGTCCTCCAGCATCCTCCACCCGGGCTCGAACGTTCCGGCCCATCAATTCCACCGGAGCCAGATTGTCCCTTTGCCGTCGAGGGGCCGGCGAGGGAGGGCGGGCGCGCGAAAAGGGCGGCGGCCTTCCCTCCCGGGAAGGTCGCCGCCGTCCAAACCCGCCCGGCTCTCGCGCCGGGTCATCTCTCAGGCCAGCGAGTACACCCTGGACGGCTCGGCCCGCTGGGTCCCACAGCTCTCCCGGACGACGAGCGAGGGGGTGATGGCGAGCTGCACCGCCTGGCGCCCGCGATCCTTCAGCAGGTCGAGCAGCATCAACGCGGCCATCCGGCCCATCTGCTCCCGGTTGACCGTCACCGCCGTCAGGCCCATCGCCTGCTCGCCGGCAGAACCGTGCCCCCACACCACCAGGGCGAGGTCCTGAGGCACCGAGATGGAGGATTCCTTCAGGGCGTGGAGCACGCCAGGCACCAGTGCCTCGTGGGCCACGTACAGCGCCGTGACCGGCAGCCCTTCGCCGGGCGTCCACCGGCCGGCCCGTTCGGCGAGCCCCAGCACCTGCCGGGCTGCACGGTAGCCGGCTGCATGGGCCGTGCCGTTACGGAGTTCGGAGACGTCGACCCGGGCAACCCGGGAGCTATCGGCCGCGACCCCGGCTCCGGCCAGGGCTCGCTCGAAGCCTGCACGCACCTGGTCGCCCCAGCGCCCGCCCGGCACGATCGCCCCGATGCGGCGGTGCCCTGCGGCCAGCAGGCGCTCGGTCGCCTGTGCCGACGGCGTCAACCAGTCGATGGTGACCGCGCTGAACTGGACGCCCTCCGGCACCTCGTCTCCGAGCACGACGACGGGCAGGGAGTCGCCGGCCAGCTCCTTGAGCCACGAGGCTCCGTTGAGGTCGCCCCCGACGATGAGCCCGTCCACCTGACGCTGGGTCACGGTGCTGGGAGGATCCCACTGCGCGGCCTGGGCGTCCATCACGTTGAGCACCAGGTGCATCTGCTCCCGGCGGAGCACAGCCTCGATACCCTGGATCAGGCCCAAGCCGTAGCCCGGCATGGAAGAGGGCAGGGCGAGCAGGAGGCCGACCTGGCCGGTCCTGCGGGTGGCGAGCGCCCGGGCGACCGCGTTGGGATGGTAGTTCATCTTCTTGACGGCTTTGATGACTCGCTCGCGAACGTGGGGCCGTACACACGACTTCCCGTTGATGACCCTGGAAACGGTGGCCTTCGAAACCCCTGCGAGCTGGGCCACCTCGTCCAGGGTGACTCGCCCGCTGCTGGCTCCTGTCTCGCTGCGCTTGCGTCGCGGCATCCTCTCTTCAGCTCCTTATCCTTCCCCGTGCCGCCAGGCCGGCGTGCCGGCCCGGCTCCTCTTTCTGGTCGATCCGTCGATGGCCCCAGGCAAACGGTTTGTCGTGAACGCCTGCCTGGAAGCCCGGCGCGTCCCGCCGGGTCGCTTTTCGTCCCGCATCCCCCAAAGAAAACAGGCTCTGGCCCCTCCCTGCTCGCCGGCCAGTCACCTGATGTAGTCGTAACCCGTCTGTGTTACGAGATTGTTACCGATCGCGGAAGTTTCGTCAAGGGTCGTGCGTCCTCTCCTTGCGGCGCGGGGAGCGCTTTCGAGCGCGCAACTGTTGCAGCTCCCGCCAGTCTTGCTCGTCCAGCCACTCGACCCCCGCGCGGCTTTCCAGGTGATGCCGGAGCTCATGGGCCAGGGTGCGGACGACCTCCTCTTCGATCTCTTCGGGGGATGCACTACCAAGGATGGCCAGGAACGACCCGTAGTATAGGACCACGTGCCGCCCCAGCACGGGATCTTCCACGTACTCGCCCAGGACGTACACGTCGGGCGGGTCGTTGGGGTACCGGCGGCGATCCTCGACCACGAGGACCCCGGCGTCGAGCTGCTCCAGCACCTCGTCGGGAAAGCGGTCCAGCACGCGCGCGACGATGGCCCGGAAGGTACGGAGCGAAACTGCTTGCGTGGTGAACCACCTGCCCTTTCGAACGACCCACCTTCCATGATACAAGGATCGGGAAGGGCGTCCCGGTCCCCGAGGGAGCCGTCTTCGACCCGCCGCCTTGCGACAGGGAGCGCCCGAGCGGCTACGAAAGGATAAGAGGTGGCGGGAGAGGGGCAACCGGCGCATGCTGCTGGCCGTCGACGTAGGCAACACGACCACGGGCGTTGCCGTATACGAGGGCGAGCGCCTGGTCCACCACTGGTGGTTGACCACCTTTCGCGAGCGCACGGCGGACGAGCTGGCGCTCACCCTTTCGGGGCTGATGCACCTGGATGGCGCTTCTCCGGCCCGTCTGACCGGAGCGGCCATCAGCTCGGTGGTGCCGTCCCAAACCGAGCCCTGGAGGGCGGCGTGCCGCAGGTTCTTCGGGATCGAGCCGCTGGTGATCGGCCCCGAGACGCCCGCGGGGGTGAAGATCGGCTACCGGTTCCCGGAGGAGCTGGGGGCCGACCGCATCGTCAATGCCGCGGCGGCCGTCCACCTGTACGGCGCACCCGTGGTGGTGGTGGATTTTGGTACGGCCACCACCTTTGACGTCGTGGACGCGCGGGGAGAGTATGTCGGGGGCGCCATCGCCCCGGGAGTCGGCATTTCGGCGGAGGCGCTGTTCGAGAGGGCGGCGCGACTGCCCCGCGTCGAGCTCTCCCGGCCCCCGTCGGTGATCGGGCGCACGACCGCCGAAAGCATCCAGTCGGGGATCGTCTTCGGGTTTGCGGGCCAGGTGGACGGCATCGTGCGGCGGATCCTGAAGAGCGTGGGCGGCAAGGCCCGAGTGGTGGCGACCGGCGGGCTGGCTTCCCTGATCGCCCCGGAGTGCGAGACCGTCGAGGAGACCAATCCACTGCTGACGCTGGAAGGACTGCGTTTGATCTTTGCCAGACACCAAGCGTCCCGCCCGTCGTGATCTCCGCAACCATCACGGGCCCGCCAAAGAGGAGCGGGGCCACGGCCCGCACCTGGTGCGTAACCTCTTGGTCGGGGCAAGCGTCACGGTGCTCACGTTGGGCCTCTTGCTCAAAGCCACGTGGGCGCCCGACAGCTGGAGGCTGCTCACCACCATCCGCCTCGACGCGGTCGGGGCGGCCCTCGGGCTCATAGCCGTCACGTGGGCCATCGGCGGCCTTCGCGCGTGGCTCATGACCCGTTCGCTGGGGTACCCCATCCCATACTCGGCGGCGCTCCGGGCCACGCTGGTGGGCGCGATGGTCTCCGGCCTCACGCCTTTCACGGGCGGCGGAGGTGCAGCGGAGGCGCTGGTGCTGTCGCAAGCCGGCATCCCGTACGCCAAGGCACTGGCCACCGTCAACGCCGCCGGGGTGCTCAACCAAAGCGTGCTCCTCGTCGCTTCCCTCGCCCTGGCGTTCAGCCCTGTGCCCCTTCCCGGCTTGCCTGTGGTGCGGGCCATCCTGCGCTGGATCCTGGTGGTCTACGCCCTTGGCTTGCTGGGCGTGGTGGCGGCGTTGCTGCAGCTCGATTGGCTGGCCGGGCCCGTGGAGCGTCTCTTGGGGCGGCTCGAGCGTGTCATGCCGGCGTGGGCGGCGCGCCTGCGGGCGGCCCGCACGCGCAGCCGCCACTTCCTGCTCTCGACGGCCGACGCGTTCCGCACGGTGGTGGCCGGGCGCCCGGCGGTCATGGCCGTGGTGGGAGCAGGGTTCCTCGTTTACTACCTTCTGATCTTCCTCGTGGCTCCCATCCTGGCCAACAACCTGGGAGGCCGCATTCACGCCGGCGTGCTGGTCGCCGCCCAATTCCCCCTTTTCCTGGTCGGAGGGGTCCTGCCCACCCCGGGAGCCTCGGGCGGGATCGAGGCCGGCATGGCGGCCATCGCGGCGCCTTACTTGCCCCGGGCGGCGGTGGGCATCTTCGTCTCGGTGTGGCGCCTCCTGACGTTCTATCCCTCGCTGATGGCCGGAGCCGTCGCCGCGGCGGTAAGCGTCCACCGCTCGGCCGTCGCCGCCGTTCCCGAAGCGGTATCCTCCGAAGAGCCGCCGGGCGGGCCCGCGAGGACAGGGGCATCGTCGCTGCGCGAGCCCGTCTGATCCCGTTGCGAACCCGTCCGAGTCCCCTCCTGCAGTCCGCATAGAAACGGCGCCGCCGGCTCACCGTAGCCAAAGGGCTCCCGGAGAGAAGGGACGAGACCTTGAAGATGCGCAGGGGGGCAGGCGCGCACGCGCTGGGAGGGCTCGTGCTGGCCACGGCCATCCTGGCGGGGTGGAGCCGGCCCGCCTGGCCCGCGCCGGCCGCAGCCCGCTTCGAGGGCCGCCCTCTGGCCGGCAGGGCCGTGGTGGTGGACCCCGGCCACGGCGGCATCGACAGCGGCTGCGTGGCCGGGGGCTTCTACGAAAAAGACGTGGTGCTTCCGATAGGCCTGCAACTCGCCCGCCTGCTGCGGGCCGCCGGAGCGCGCGCCGGCCTCACCAGAATCCAGGACATGGAGCTCGGACACATGCGAACCGGCCCCGGTTCGCGCTATCGCCGGGATCTCGCCACCCGGGTGGCCGTCTCCAGGCGACTCGGGCCGGACGCTTACGTCAGCTTGCACGCCAACTCCTCCAGGGATGCGGGGATGAGCGGCGTCATGACCTTTTACGCACCCAACCGCCCCGAGGGCCGGGTGCTGGCCCTCCGGCTGCTGGAAGCGCTTCGGCCGGTGATGCCCGGTAACCAAAACGCCGCGCTCCCGGGCGACCTGTACGTCCTGCGCACCAACCCCTTCCCCGCCGTACTGGTGGAGCTCGGCTTCCTTACTCACCCCAGGGACCGGGCCGTCCTCACCAGCCTCGAAGGGCAAGAGAGGCTGGCCGATGCGCTCTTCTCCGGCGTCACCTCGTACCTGACGGGGCCGGACGGTGGAGGTATCGACGATCCACCCGAGCTCCGGGAGCAACCCCTGCCGTCCCGGCTGTTGCCGCGCTCCGGCTCGCCCTCCGGTACCCTGGCGCAACCCTCCGCCCTCCGGCTGCTCCCGGCCCCTCCCGAGGCGGGCCCGGATCCGGTACCCGCCGTCCGCACCAGCGTGGACCCCGCCTTCTGCCCGCATCACGAGGATTCCTGAGCGGTCCTGTTCGAACTCCTCGACGCTGCAGGCATCACGTGGCCGGTGGGACGGCCCGGGGACGGTGTCGAGGACATGCTCTGGCTGGGCACGTGCGGATGGTCACTGAGCCAGGCGAAGTATTTCCGGCAGTTCAACGCCATCGAGATCCAGCAGACGTTCTACGAGCCTCCTCGCCTCGAGACGGCGCTGCGGTGGAAACGCTCGGCGCCCGAGCACTTCGCGTTCGCCGTCAAAGCGTGGCAGCTCGTCACCCATCCGGCGTCGAGCCCCACCTACCGGCGGCTGCGCACGCCGCTCGATGAGCAGGAGAGGGCCGCGTGCGGCTTCTTCCGAGACGCGCCCGTGGTCGAGGAGGCCATGCGGCGCACCCTCGAGGTGGCCGATGCCCTCGGGGCGCGGGTCGTGCTCTTCCAGACTCCGGCCTCGTTCGCTCCCGAGCCTGCCAATGTCGCCGCCCTTCGCGCCTTCTTCACCCGCTACCGCAGGGAGGGGTCCGTCTTCGTGTGGGAACCCCGTGGCCCGTGGCCGGACGACCTGGTGCGGTCGCTGTGCGAGGAGTTGGGGCTCGTGCATGGCACCGACCCCTTCCGCAGGCCCTCCCTCACCCCCGGAGTGATCTACTACCGGCTGCACGGCGTCGGAGGGTACGGCCACCGGTACACCGACGCCGAGATCCAGGAGCTGGCGTGGCGAGTATCCCAGCACCTGGAAAGCCAGGAGGATATCTGGTGTTTC is from Limnochorda sp. L945t and encodes:
- a CDS encoding DUF72 domain-containing protein, which encodes MLWLGTCGWSLSQAKYFRQFNAIEIQQTFYEPPRLETALRWKRSAPEHFAFAVKAWQLVTHPASSPTYRRLRTPLDEQERAACGFFRDAPVVEEAMRRTLEVADALGARVVLFQTPASFAPEPANVAALRAFFTRYRREGSVFVWEPRGPWPDDLVRSLCEELGLVHGTDPFRRPSLTPGVIYYRLHGVGGYGHRYTDAEIQELAWRVSQHLESQEDIWCFFNNVTMAEDAARLAATLRLPGHGGAVVSW